The Microbacterium amylolyticum genome includes the window GCGACGGGAGGACCTGCTGAGGACGCCCTCGCCGCCCTCGTCGGCTTGAAGCTCCGCCCGCGGCGACTGCGCGAGGCCGCCGCAATGTGGCGCGCCATCAGTGACGCTGTCGGAACCGAAGCGCGAGACGCGCTCTGGGATTACCCCGACCTCGCACCAACAGCCGAGGACATCGACGATCCGGCCGGTCTGATCGCGCGTCTCGAAGCAGCCGCTCGCGGCGAGGAAGCTCCACGTGACGAAATGGACGAGGCGCTTGATCAGCTGCTCGCCGAGGCCGACGGTCCGGACGACGCAGGCCAGGACGAAGGGCCACGCCCCGTCTGATCCACGAGCGCTCAAACGGGTGTCCACAGGGTGTTTTCTTCGATCGCCCTGTGGACAACTCATTTTTCCCGCCCGATCGCGGGCACAATCGTGCCATGGCGACGATCGAACTCGATCCCGAGTATCCGCTCTTCTGGCGCGACGAGACGGTCGCGCAGCTGGGCACATCGCCGTGTCACATCGTCCTCGATGACCCACGAACGTGGCAGCTCGAACTGCTGAGCATCCTGAAAGTCGGAATCCCTCGCGGGAACATCGCCAGCGCGGCGGAAGCCTTCGGCGCAACAGCACGCGAGACGAGCGACTTTCTCGCACACATCGCTCCCGCTCTGCGGGAAAGACGCACACCGCGCGCCGTTTCGCTTCTCGCAACAAACGGTGTTCCCCACGACGTGGTGCTGGGCGCGATCGACGGACTCGAATCGGCGGGCTTCGTCGTCTCTCGCGCGACGACCGAAGACGCCCTGGCGTCACGGGATCGCCTTGCCGTTGTGCTCAGTCCCGGGGTGGTGCCGCCCCACGTGGCCGCACGCCTTGTCGCCAACGATGTGCCGCACATTCCGATCGCGTTTATGACGCGGCGCGTCAGCGTGGGCCCACACATCGTGCCCGGATCGACGGCATGCCTGTCATGCATCTGGGAACACGAAAAACGGCGCGACGCCGCGTGGCCCGCCATCGCAGCGCAGCTGATCACCCACGCCACAGAACATCCTCCGGGACGGGCGATCGCCACTCATGCTTCCGCCCTCATTTCTCGCATCGCGGGCTCGCCGGAGCACGGTGTCTCGCGATCGGTCACGATCAGCGCCGACGGGAGGCGCCGGTGGCGATCGCACCGGCCGGAGGCAACGTGTCTGTGCCGATCTCCCGAAGGAAACGCGATGGGGATCGTGCGGATCGTCCCCCGCCTCGAGACCACGACACACGCAGCGATTGCGCAGCACGGGTGATTCCCACGTAGGCGAGGCGTCTCTCTTCGTCGATGCCCTCAAGCGTCGTTGCGTAAGAAATCGGCAGCAGCCCCTCAGAGACGCCGATCATGAAGACATGAGGCCATTCCAGGCCCTTCGCGGAATGGAGCGTTGCGAGGGTCACGGTGCGCAGCTCCGGTTCGTGCTGGTCCTGCGCCCTGGCGAGGAGGCTGTCCGCGAAGCCACGCATCGTGGCCCCTCCCGGCGCCTCTTCCGCGAGGCGGAGCAGGGCGCTCCGCGCCTCCCATGCCTCACGCAACGCTCCCCCGGCCTCGGGCGCATCGTCAGTGTGCCCCAGACCCCGCAGAATGTCGCGAACCGCGTCCGCGAACGACAGATCGGTGGGTGACACAGCCGCGGCGCGAATCGACATGATCGCCTGACGCACCTCGGGCATATCGAAAAAACGCTTACCTCCGAGGACCGTCGTCGGTATCCCCTCCGCGGAAAGCGCCCCCTGCAGGAGAGCGGACTGAGCGTGAGAACGATACAGAACGGCGATGTCACTCGCCGGCACAGGATCCCCACCGTCACCGTTCACAAGGCTGCGAATCTGGGCAGCGACACAACTGGCCTCGCTGCTCTCGTCCGCATGCTCCGAAACCGTTGGTCGCAGGGCAGGCGAGGACGACATAGCCGATTCGAGGCGGAGCGCGCCAGGCCTGTCACGCATGAGCGCATTCGCGACGTCCAGAACGGCCGGAACGGATCGGTAGTTTCGCTCCAGTCGAACGACCGTCGCATCGGAATAACGCGAGCCGAACTCAAGCAAATATCGAGCCTCAGCTCCGGCGAAGGAATAGATCGTCTGGCTCGCATCGCCAACGACGCAAATATCGCTGCGCTTGCCGAGCCACAGTTCGAGCAGCCGGTTCTGCAGCGCCGAGACGTCCTGGTACTCATCGACCGTGAAGTGACGGTACTGCTCCCGAATCGCAACGGCGACGCGCGGTTCGGACTCGATCATGCCCGCGCAGGCTAGAAGGACGTCTTCGAAATCGAGTTGACGCCTTTCGTCCTTCAGCGTCTCGTAGGCCGTCATGAGATCGACCAGCTGATCTGTGCTGACCCTCCCCACCGTCCGCCCCAGCGCGGCGTACTCGGGAATCGAACGCATCGTCACCTTGCGCCATTCGATCTGCGAGGCGATATCGCGCAGGGTGTTCTTGTCGGGCGAGAGCCGGACCGTATCCGCGGCGTGCGCGAGCAGACGCACCTTGTTGTCGACGATGGCCGGCGCCGTGTCGCCAGCGACGGTGGGCCAAAAGAAATTCAGCTGGGCGAGAGCGGCAGCGTGAAACGTCCGAGCGGGAACGCCGGGAACGCCAAGCTGGCGCAGCCGGCCGCGCAGCTCACCGGCGGCCTTCGCCGTAAAGGTGAGAGCGAGAACACGGCTCGGCGTGTACGCACCCGTTTCCACGCCATGAGCAATGCGGTGGGTGATGACACGCGTCTTTCCCGTTCCCGCGCCCGCGAGAACGGCCACAGGACCGCGGAGCGTTTCGGCAGCCTCCCGTTGGCGGCTGTCGAGCGCATCAAGAACGCTCACAGCTCCTCACCCGCGGCGTGCCACAGACGGATGATGCGATGCGAAATCGATCGTCCCCGCGGCAGAGAGAACTCTGCCTCTCCCCTGAGACCGCGCCCGATCTCTTCCCGCGTGAACCAGCGCGTGGCGATGATCTCCTCACCATCGGGAACAACGCTGGTCTCATCATCGGCCGTGGCGAGGAACCCCAGCATGAGCGACCGTGGAAACGGCCAGGCCTGTGACCCGAGGTAGCGGACGCTGTGCACCGAGACGCCACATTCCTCGAGGAGTTCGCGGGAAATCGCTTCTTCTGCCGACTCGCCAGCCTCGATAAATCCGGCGAAGCACGAGAACATGCGTCCGCCCCACGCCGCGTTGGCGCCCAGCAGCAAGCGTTCGCCGTCATGACTTTCAATGCCGACAATGACCGCCGGGTCTGTGCGCGGAAAGTGCTCTCGAGCGCAACGCTGACAGGTGCGCGCCCATCCCGCCTTCGTCAGGCGTGCTTCGCCGCCGCAGGCCGGACAAAAACCATGGCCAACGAGCCAGCGCGACAGGGCAAGGCCAACGGTGAAGAGCTCAAGGTCCTCCTGACCGAGCGCAGGACCGATCTCACGGAAGGTACGTACACCCAGGCTCGCAAGCCACTGTGGTTCGTCTGCATAAGGGTCGAGCGCGGCAATAAGAACCTCACCCTGCGAATGACGCCCGGCGTAGGCCCACGATGCGTCCCCCACAACAGCGGATGGTGGAACGAAAACCGGCTCGGGCCGGTCATCAGAAGAGAAGGGGGCCGCATCGACACGGATCACGAGGACGCGAGTGCTTTCCGTCGCGCGCAAGCGCGCAATGAGTTCCTCATCCTGGCGCCGCTCGGCGGCACGGTCGAACCCGCGGATCTGTTGCGAGACAGGCATTGACTCCCTCTCTCCGGGGCGTGGCGTGGAAAAACCGTGCCTCGCCCCACTTAGTCTGGGCGGCATGGCACGATCTCCCTTCACTCTAGCCGCGGCCGCCACGGCAGCCTTCTCGGGAGCAGAAATCGTCGGGGCCCGCCGGCTCACGGCGG containing:
- a CDS encoding ATP-dependent helicase gives rise to the protein MSVLDALDSRQREAAETLRGPVAVLAGAGTGKTRVITHRIAHGVETGAYTPSRVLALTFTAKAAGELRGRLRQLGVPGVPARTFHAAALAQLNFFWPTVAGDTAPAIVDNKVRLLAHAADTVRLSPDKNTLRDIASQIEWRKVTMRSIPEYAALGRTVGRVSTDQLVDLMTAYETLKDERRQLDFEDVLLACAGMIESEPRVAVAIREQYRHFTVDEYQDVSALQNRLLELWLGKRSDICVVGDASQTIYSFAGAEARYLLEFGSRYSDATVVRLERNYRSVPAVLDVANALMRDRPGALRLESAMSSSPALRPTVSEHADESSEASCVAAQIRSLVNGDGGDPVPASDIAVLYRSHAQSALLQGALSAEGIPTTVLGGKRFFDMPEVRQAIMSIRAAAVSPTDLSFADAVRDILRGLGHTDDAPEAGGALREAWEARSALLRLAEEAPGGATMRGFADSLLARAQDQHEPELRTVTLATLHSAKGLEWPHVFMIGVSEGLLPISYATTLEGIDEERRLAYVGITRAAQSLRVSWSRGGGRSARSPSRFLREIGTDTLPPAGAIATGASRRR
- the nudC gene encoding NAD(+) diphosphatase; protein product: MPVSQQIRGFDRAAERRQDEELIARLRATESTRVLVIRVDAAPFSSDDRPEPVFVPPSAVVGDASWAYAGRHSQGEVLIAALDPYADEPQWLASLGVRTFREIGPALGQEDLELFTVGLALSRWLVGHGFCPACGGEARLTKAGWARTCQRCAREHFPRTDPAVIVGIESHDGERLLLGANAAWGGRMFSCFAGFIEAGESAEEAISRELLEECGVSVHSVRYLGSQAWPFPRSLMLGFLATADDETSVVPDGEEIIATRWFTREEIGRGLRGEAEFSLPRGRSISHRIIRLWHAAGEEL